A genomic window from Vagococcus sp. CY52-2 includes:
- the dnaK gene encoding molecular chaperone DnaK, which produces MSKIIGIDLGTTNSAVAVLEGGEAKIITNPEGNRTTPSVVSFKNGEIQVGEVAKRQAVTNPNTISSIKRHMGEPGYKVEVEGKSYTPQEVSAMILQYIKGFAEDYLGEKVDKAVITVPAYFNDAQRQATKDAGKIAGLEVERIVNEPTAAALAYGLDKTDRDEKVLVFDLGGGTFDVSILELGDGVFDVLSTAGDNNLGGDDFDEKIIDYLVEEFKKENGIDLSKDKMAVQRLKDAAEKAKKDLSGVTSTQISLPFITAGEAGPLHLELNLTRAKFDELTSDLVERTKIPVRQAIKDAGISTSEIDEVILVGGSTRIPAVVEAVRKETKKEPNKSVNPDEVVAMGAAIQGGVITGDVKDVVLLDVTPLSLGIETMGGVFTKLIDRNTTIPTSKSQVFSTAADNQPAVDIHVLQGERPMAADNKTLGRFQLTDIPAAPRGVPQIEVSFDIDKNGIVNVSAKDLGTQKEQTITIKSSSGLTDEEIERMVKDAEANAEADKERKEEVDLRNDIDALLFSVDKTLGELEGKVDADEVKKAEDARDELKAAVEANNIEDMKAKRDALNEIVQALTVKLYEQAAAQQAQENPEAAQSGADDVVDADFEEINDDEK; this is translated from the coding sequence ATGAGTAAAATAATTGGTATTGACTTAGGAACAACAAACTCTGCAGTAGCTGTATTAGAAGGCGGAGAAGCAAAAATTATTACTAATCCAGAAGGTAACCGTACAACACCATCTGTTGTATCGTTTAAAAATGGTGAAATCCAAGTTGGTGAAGTAGCAAAACGTCAAGCAGTAACAAACCCAAATACAATTTCTTCTATTAAACGTCATATGGGTGAACCTGGATATAAAGTAGAAGTTGAAGGAAAATCATATACTCCACAAGAAGTTTCAGCGATGATTTTACAATACATCAAAGGATTTGCTGAAGATTACTTAGGCGAAAAAGTTGATAAAGCAGTTATTACTGTTCCAGCTTACTTCAACGATGCTCAACGTCAAGCAACAAAAGATGCTGGTAAAATCGCTGGTTTAGAAGTTGAACGTATTGTTAACGAACCAACTGCAGCAGCTTTAGCTTATGGTTTAGATAAAACTGACCGTGATGAAAAAGTATTAGTATTTGACTTAGGTGGTGGTACATTTGACGTGTCTATCCTTGAACTAGGTGATGGCGTATTTGATGTATTATCAACTGCAGGTGACAACAACTTAGGTGGGGATGACTTTGACGAAAAAATCATCGACTACTTAGTAGAAGAATTCAAAAAAGAAAATGGCATTGATTTGTCTAAAGATAAAATGGCAGTACAACGTTTGAAAGATGCTGCTGAAAAAGCGAAAAAAGATTTATCAGGTGTAACAAGCACTCAAATTAGCTTACCATTCATCACTGCTGGAGAAGCTGGACCTCTTCACTTAGAGTTAAACTTAACTCGTGCGAAATTTGATGAATTAACATCTGATTTAGTTGAAAGAACTAAAATTCCAGTTCGTCAAGCAATTAAAGATGCTGGTATTTCAACTTCAGAAATTGATGAAGTTATCTTAGTTGGTGGATCTACTCGTATTCCTGCAGTAGTTGAAGCTGTAAGAAAAGAAACTAAAAAAGAACCTAACAAATCAGTTAACCCTGATGAAGTAGTCGCAATGGGTGCTGCTATCCAAGGTGGAGTAATCACTGGTGATGTTAAAGATGTTGTCTTACTTGATGTTACACCGTTATCATTAGGTATTGAAACAATGGGTGGCGTGTTTACTAAATTAATCGACCGTAACACAACAATCCCAACAAGTAAATCACAAGTCTTCTCTACAGCAGCAGACAACCAACCAGCCGTTGATATCCATGTTTTACAAGGTGAACGTCCAATGGCAGCTGACAACAAAACATTAGGAAGATTCCAATTAACAGATATTCCTGCAGCTCCACGTGGTGTGCCACAAATCGAAGTATCATTTGATATCGATAAAAATGGTATTGTTAACGTAAGTGCAAAAGACTTAGGTACTCAAAAAGAACAAACTATTACAATCAAATCATCTTCAGGTCTAACAGATGAAGAAATTGAACGTATGGTGAAAGATGCTGAAGCAAATGCTGAAGCAGATAAAGAACGTAAAGAAGAAGTTGATTTACGTAACGACATCGATGCGTTATTATTCTCAGTTGACAAAACTTTAGGCGAGTTAGAAGGAAAAGTTGATGCGGACGAAGTGAAAAAAGCGGAAGATGCTCGTGATGAATTAAAAGCAGCTGTAGAAGCTAATAACATTGAAGACATGAAAGCTAAACGCGATGCATTAAATGAAATTGTCCAAGCTTTAACTGTTAAATTATATGAGCAAGCGGCAGCACAACAAGCACAAGAAAATCCAGAAGCAGCACAAAGTGGCGCGGATGATGTTGTTGATGCAGACTTTGAAGAAATCAACGACGACGAAAAATAA
- the grpE gene encoding nucleotide exchange factor GrpE yields MKKDESVDKVNEEEKKDEESIAETNEAVETEEVVEENETEESLEQTLQEDLDKMEDQFLRAQAEIANMRNRHKKEREEASRYRAQELAKELLPALDNLDRALAIEVSDEHGEAMKKGIEMVRESMLHAFKESGIEEIKAEGEKFDPNLHQAVQTVPAEDGQESDVIVQVLQKGYILHDRILRPSMVIVTQ; encoded by the coding sequence GTGAAGAAAGACGAATCAGTTGATAAAGTTAACGAGGAAGAAAAAAAAGACGAAGAGTCGATAGCTGAAACAAATGAGGCTGTTGAGACCGAAGAAGTGGTAGAAGAAAACGAAACGGAAGAATCGTTAGAACAAACATTACAGGAAGATTTAGATAAGATGGAAGATCAATTCCTAAGAGCTCAAGCAGAAATTGCGAATATGCGCAATCGACATAAAAAAGAGCGTGAGGAAGCTTCTAGATATCGGGCACAAGAATTAGCAAAAGAGTTATTACCAGCTTTGGATAACTTAGATCGTGCGTTAGCAATTGAAGTGAGCGATGAGCATGGTGAGGCGATGAAAAAAGGAATTGAGATGGTGAGAGAAAGTATGTTACATGCTTTTAAAGAATCTGGTATCGAAGAGATAAAAGCTGAAGGTGAAAAATTTGATCCAAATTTACATCAAGCCGTCCAAACAGTTCCCGCTGAAGATGGTCAAGAATCAGATGTGATTGTTCAAGTGTTACAAAAAGGTTATATATTGCATGATCGTATTTTAAGACCATCAATGGTTATCGTGACACAATAA
- the hrcA gene encoding heat-inducible transcriptional repressor HrcA has protein sequence MLSMRQEHILQLLVQLYTETGQPVGSKTLMNNGITVSSATIRNELSKLEDFGLIQKMHTSSGRIPSMKGYRYYVDHLMDPSKISSTDVQRIKRLFNRKFNATNEIIEWSANILSDLTSYTAFSLGPEVKERRLTGFQIVPLNTRQLMAIIVIDQGYVESQVFSIPSSVSTEDIEKMIRIINDRLLGETLLTVYHKLRTEIPLVLQRYFNNSSNILFLFEDVFNQAFDEQIYVGGGMNLLNSAAITNPNEFQSVYSLISDTDKLTELLISDKDEKIDIKIGDELNNELLQNMSLVTGSYDVFQRGKGLVAVLGPANMSYSKLLGVMDVLTDELSRHLETYYRHLENSGE, from the coding sequence ATGTTGAGTATGAGACAAGAACACATCTTACAATTATTAGTTCAGCTCTATACTGAAACAGGACAACCTGTTGGATCGAAGACCTTGATGAATAACGGGATTACAGTTAGTTCAGCAACCATTCGAAATGAGCTGTCGAAATTGGAAGATTTTGGTCTTATTCAAAAAATGCACACGTCTTCCGGTAGAATTCCTTCAATGAAAGGATATCGTTATTATGTGGATCATTTAATGGATCCTAGTAAGATTAGTTCTACCGATGTTCAACGTATCAAACGATTGTTTAATCGCAAGTTTAACGCCACAAATGAAATCATTGAGTGGTCTGCTAATATTTTATCCGATTTAACAAGTTATACAGCCTTTTCGTTAGGGCCAGAGGTAAAAGAACGTCGATTAACTGGGTTTCAAATTGTTCCGTTGAATACTCGCCAATTAATGGCGATTATTGTGATTGATCAAGGATATGTTGAAAGTCAAGTGTTCTCAATTCCAAGTTCAGTGTCAACTGAAGATATCGAAAAAATGATTCGAATCATCAATGATCGATTGTTGGGAGAAACACTTTTGACAGTTTACCATAAGCTTCGAACGGAGATTCCATTAGTTCTCCAACGTTATTTTAATAATTCAAGTAATATTTTATTCTTATTCGAAGATGTGTTTAATCAAGCTTTTGATGAACAAATTTATGTGGGTGGAGGGATGAATTTATTAAATTCTGCTGCTATTACAAACCCAAATGAGTTTCAGTCAGTGTATTCCTTAATTAGTGATACAGATAAATTGACTGAGCTTCTTATATCGGATAAAGATGAAAAAATTGATATTAAAATTGGAGATGAACTAAACAATGAATTGTTACAAAACATGAGTTTAGTAACTGGATCGTACGATGTTTTTCAACGAGGCAAAGGATTAGTAGCTGTTTTAGGACCTGCTAACATGTCTTATTCGAAACTGTTAGGAGTTATGGATGTTTTGACGGATGAGCTATCTAGACATCTAGAAACATATTATCGACATTTGGAAAATAGTGGAGAGTGA
- the hemW gene encoding radical SAM family heme chaperone HemW, with protein MTSAYIHIPFCEHICFYCDFNKVFIEGQPVDEYIEALLKEIKLTKEAYPSDTTETIYIGGGTPTSLSAKQLDRLLSGIKELLPFNPSDEFTVEANPGDLTMDKIKVLQTHGVNRLSMGVQTFDNRLLKKIGRKHSAQDVFDTMSLLERADFSNVSIDLIYALPNQTMESFEDTLDKALALDLPHYSMYSLILENKTMFYNWARQGRLHLPGIDVEGDMFERAIERMTLAGKHQYEVSNFAEVGKESKHNLVYWNNDHYYGLGAGASGYLGNIRYKNHGPIQHYLEPLRQNNLPTITTENLTIKHQMEEEMFLGLRKKQGVSLPNFEQKFGQTFESIYGSVAERLIEEEMIQIRDGFISLTDKGLILGNDVFEKFLLEK; from the coding sequence ATGACGTCAGCCTATATACATATTCCTTTTTGTGAACATATCTGTTTTTATTGTGACTTCAATAAAGTATTTATTGAAGGACAACCTGTTGATGAATACATTGAGGCTTTGTTGAAAGAAATCAAGTTAACAAAAGAAGCTTATCCATCAGATACAACTGAAACCATTTATATTGGTGGTGGTACACCAACGTCTTTATCTGCTAAACAGCTCGACCGTCTATTAAGTGGTATAAAAGAATTATTACCGTTTAACCCAAGTGATGAATTTACTGTAGAGGCTAATCCAGGTGATTTGACAATGGATAAAATAAAAGTTCTTCAAACACATGGGGTCAATCGATTGTCTATGGGAGTTCAAACGTTTGATAATAGGTTATTAAAAAAAATTGGTCGAAAACATTCAGCACAAGATGTATTTGATACGATGTCTCTTTTAGAACGTGCTGATTTTTCCAATGTTAGTATTGATTTAATTTATGCTTTACCAAATCAAACAATGGAAAGTTTTGAAGACACGCTGGATAAAGCTTTGGCACTAGATTTACCTCATTATTCTATGTATTCATTGATTTTAGAAAATAAAACCATGTTTTATAATTGGGCAAGGCAAGGCAGATTGCATTTACCAGGGATTGATGTTGAGGGAGATATGTTTGAGCGAGCTATCGAACGCATGACGTTAGCTGGAAAACATCAGTATGAAGTGAGTAATTTTGCTGAAGTAGGAAAAGAGAGCAAACATAACTTGGTTTACTGGAATAATGATCATTATTATGGATTGGGCGCAGGAGCAAGTGGTTATTTAGGCAATATTCGTTATAAAAATCATGGACCTATCCAACATTACTTAGAACCCTTAAGACAAAATAACTTACCTACTATTACAACAGAAAATTTAACGATTAAGCATCAAATGGAAGAGGAAATGTTTTTAGGATTACGTAAAAAACAAGGTGTTTCTCTACCTAATTTTGAACAAAAATTTGGTCAAACATTTGAATCTATTTATGGAAGTGTCGCTGAGCGTTTAATAGAGGAAGAAATGATTCAAATAAGAGATGGCTTTATTTCGTTAACGGATAAAGGATTAATTTTAGGAAATGATGTTTTTGAGAAATTTTTATTAGAAAAATAA
- a CDS encoding bifunctional riboflavin kinase/FAD synthetase, whose amino-acid sequence MQIINIHHPYDPCDLPKDDVVLALGFFDGVHRGHQEVIRTAKTIANEKGLKLAVMTFNHHPAVVFQKVNYKKMKYITTIEQKEEKMRQLGVDYLYIIEFTSSFASLSPQDFVDEYMVGLHAKVVVAGFDYTYGKKDIANMSILPTYAKGRFEVVEVEKLSEHDEKVSSTAIRECMKIGDMYAANKLLGYAYETTGIVVHGDKRGRLLGYPTANIKVPTYSLLPTGGVYVVKIKVANKWYMGMAQIGYNITFESNRPMTIEVNILDFSDDIYGEQVSVEWLHFLRGEQKFDNVDGLIAQLKQDEQNTRDYFDARGGLI is encoded by the coding sequence ATGCAAATTATTAATATTCATCATCCGTATGATCCATGTGACTTACCTAAGGATGATGTCGTGTTAGCTTTAGGTTTTTTTGACGGCGTTCATAGAGGCCATCAAGAAGTAATCCGAACAGCTAAGACTATAGCAAATGAAAAAGGATTAAAATTGGCTGTGATGACATTTAATCATCATCCTGCAGTTGTTTTCCAAAAAGTAAACTATAAGAAAATGAAATACATTACAACAATTGAGCAGAAAGAAGAAAAAATGAGGCAATTGGGTGTCGATTATTTATATATCATTGAGTTTACGTCTTCTTTTGCCAGTCTTTCGCCACAAGATTTCGTCGATGAATACATGGTAGGATTGCATGCTAAAGTTGTTGTAGCAGGATTTGATTATACCTATGGAAAGAAAGATATTGCCAATATGAGTATCTTACCTACCTATGCAAAAGGTCGATTTGAAGTAGTTGAAGTTGAAAAATTAAGTGAACATGACGAAAAAGTTAGTTCAACAGCTATTCGTGAATGCATGAAGATAGGTGATATGTATGCAGCGAACAAATTATTGGGCTATGCTTATGAAACAACGGGTATTGTAGTACACGGAGATAAACGCGGTCGATTATTAGGGTATCCAACTGCTAATATTAAAGTGCCAACATATTCGTTATTACCTACTGGTGGGGTATATGTTGTGAAGATAAAAGTAGCAAATAAATGGTATATGGGTATGGCGCAAATAGGATACAATATCACATTTGAGAGCAATCGTCCAATGACCATCGAAGTCAATATTCTAGATTTTTCAGATGATATTTACGGTGAACAAGTGAGTGTTGAATGGCTACACTTTTTACGTGGAGAGCAAAAATTTGATAATGTGGATGGACTAATTGCCCAATTAAAACAAGATGAACAAAATACAAGGGATTATTTTGATGCAAGAGGAGGACTAATATGA